One window of the Candidatus Jettenia sp. genome contains the following:
- the rpoN gene encoding RNA polymerase factor sigma-54 yields MKMQSSLLPQLQQKMKLSPQIIQSIEILQLPLLALVEHVQQELVDNPVLEEVLEEKKDENLKEGDETPADDAKSDEFDKLGEMADDWRDYYSQTIVRRNNLSEERDQKQEALENTAAKPMSLHDYLMGQLSLIDFPSHLAEAAENIIYSIDKSGYLASPLEEIVQSLEKPLPVEEVKEALKVVQSLEPPGVGARNLQECLVLQLDKRDSHYQLTKELLLNYLEDIEMKKYPAIAKKTGQSLDIIKRQVEFIRTLNPKPGSLFCDETIPYVVPEVKVEYIDGKYEVFLIDNTNLPHLHISSFYKKFLSENGTDNSTLQYIQKKIESAKWLIDAIEQRRSTLYKVACKIVEMQKDFLDGGIHRLHTLKMQDIADVVGVHVSTVSRAIAHKYIQTPQGIFEMKFFFTGGFQNVDGSMESWEAIRQKLSEIVAKENKSNPLSDEEVAEKLHASGIAIARRTVTKYRRIMKIPSSRQRKEY; encoded by the coding sequence CAATCGTCTTTATTACCTCAACTTCAGCAAAAAATGAAGTTGTCTCCTCAAATTATCCAATCAATTGAGATTTTACAGTTACCTTTATTGGCTCTTGTTGAACATGTACAGCAAGAGTTAGTAGACAATCCTGTACTTGAAGAGGTACTTGAAGAGAAAAAAGATGAGAACCTCAAGGAAGGAGATGAAACACCGGCCGATGATGCGAAAAGTGACGAATTTGATAAACTCGGTGAAATGGCTGATGATTGGCGTGATTATTACTCCCAAACTATAGTTCGGAGAAATAACCTCTCGGAAGAACGCGATCAGAAACAGGAGGCATTAGAGAACACCGCAGCCAAGCCAATGTCTCTCCATGATTATTTGATGGGGCAGCTCTCATTAATCGATTTCCCCAGCCATCTTGCAGAAGCCGCTGAAAACATTATCTATTCCATTGATAAATCCGGATATTTAGCCAGTCCTCTGGAAGAAATTGTGCAATCCCTTGAAAAGCCGCTTCCCGTTGAAGAGGTTAAGGAAGCCTTAAAAGTTGTACAATCGCTTGAACCACCCGGAGTTGGAGCCAGAAATTTGCAGGAGTGTCTCGTATTACAATTGGATAAACGAGATTCACATTACCAGTTAACGAAGGAATTGCTTCTTAATTATCTGGAAGATATTGAGATGAAAAAATATCCTGCCATAGCAAAAAAAACCGGACAGAGTTTAGACATCATAAAAAGACAGGTTGAATTTATCCGTACCCTAAATCCCAAACCTGGTTCTCTCTTTTGTGATGAAACTATTCCGTATGTAGTTCCGGAAGTAAAAGTAGAGTATATTGACGGGAAATATGAGGTATTTCTTATCGATAACACGAATTTGCCCCATTTACATATCAGTTCTTTTTATAAGAAATTCTTAAGTGAAAATGGCACGGATAATTCTACCTTGCAATATATACAAAAGAAAATTGAATCGGCAAAATGGCTTATTGATGCAATCGAACAGAGACGGAGCACGCTATACAAAGTAGCCTGCAAAATAGTAGAGATGCAAAAGGATTTTTTAGATGGGGGAATCCACCGGTTGCATACCCTGAAAATGCAGGATATCGCCGATGTTGTAGGAGTACATGTATCAACGGTAAGCCGCGCCATTGCTCATAAATATATTCAAACACCCCAAGGTATATTCGAAATGAAGTTTTTCTTTACCGGAGGTTTTCAGAACGTGGACGGATCGATGGAATCATGGGAAGCTATACGGCAAAAACTCTCCGAGATTGTTGCGAAAGAAAATAAATCAAATCCTTTGAGTGACGAAGAAGTCGCAGAAAAACTCCATGCCTCTGGTATAGCTATCGCCCGAAGAACCGTTACAAAATACCGGAGAATCATGAAGATACCATCATCAAGACAACGGAAGGAATATTAG